In the Sulfurivermis fontis genome, GGCCTACGGTCTCGCCGAGCGCGCCCGCCATCGCCCGGATCAGTTGTCCGGCGGCCAGCGCCAGCGCGTGGCCATCGGCCGCGCCACCATCATCGAGCCGGCCCTGCTGCTCGCCGATGAGCCCACCGGCAACCTGGACCGTGCCTCCGGTCACGAGGTGGTGGAAATCCTCGAACAGCTCAATGCCCGTGGCATCACGCTGGTGGTGGTGACCCATGATCCGGAACTGGGCATGCGTGCGCGCCGTCGCCTGCGCATGGTGGATGGCGCCATCGTCGAGGACACGGGCACAGCATCATGACACTGCACGATCGCCTGCGCTACGCCTTCACCGCCCTGCGCGGTGCGCGCCTGCGCACCGGCCTGATGCTGCTGGCGATGGCCATCGGCGTGGCCGCGGTGGTGGTGCTATCCGCCCTCGGCGAAGGCGCGCGGCGCTACGTCATCGGTGAGTTTTCTTCCCTCGGCACCCATCTGCTCATCGTCCTGCCCGGCCGCAACGAAACCACCGGCGGCGCGCCCCCGCTGGTATCGGAAACGCCGCGCGACCTCAGCCTCGACGATGCCGAGGCGCTCAAGCGCAGCCGCCACGTACGCCTGGTCGCCCCCATCAACGTCGGTGCCGCCACCGTGTCGTTCGGCGGCCGCGATCGCGACGGCGTCATCATGGGCGCCACGCACGAGCTGTATGAGGTGCGTCATTTCAAGATGGGACAGGGCCGCTTCCTGCCGCCCGGCGACGTGCACCATCCGCAACCGGTGGCGGTGCTCGGTGCGCGCCTGCGCCGCGAGCTGTTCGGCAGCCAGCCGGCCCTGGGCGCACGCATCCGCATCGGCGATCGCCGCTTTCATGTCATCGGCGTGCTGCAGGAACAGGGGCAGTCGTTGGGCATGAATACCGACGACCTCGCCATCATTCCGGTCACCGCGGCGCAATCGCTGTTCAACGTCACCTCGCTGTTCCGCATCCTGGTGGAGGCGCCGGCGCGCGAGGCCATCGAACCGGCGCGCCGCCACATCATCGCCACCCTGAGGGCCCGCCACGACGGTGAGGAGGACGTCACGGTGATCACCCAGGAGTCCGTGCTTGCCACCTTCGATCGCATCCTCGGTGCGCTGACCATGACCGTGGCCGGCATCGCCGCCATCAGCCTGGTGGTGGCCGGGGTGCTGATCATGAACGTCATGCTGGTGGCGGTGGCGCAGCGCACCGCCGAGATCGGCCTGCTCAAGGCCCTCGGCGCGCCGGCCCGCGTCATCCAGCGTCTGTTCCTCACCGAGGCGGCGCTGCTGTCCCTGCTCGGTGCCGCCATCGGCCTCGCCCTCGGCCAGGCGGCCACCCTGCTGCTGCGTCAGCTCTATCCGGCCCTGCCTTTCGGCGCCCCCCTGTGGGCCATCGCCGCGGCGGTCCTGGTGGCGCTGGTTACCGGGCTGGCCTTCGGCGTCTTGCCGGCACGCCGCGCCTCCCGTCTCGATCCGGTCCAGGCGCTGGCCCGCCGATGATCGCCCGCGACTTCATCCGCCTCACCGTCGGCTCGGTGATCGCGCAACGCCTGCGCAGTTTTCTCACCGCCCTCGGCATCGCCATCGGCATAACCGCCGTAGTTTTGCTCACCGCCATCGGCGAGGGCATCCACCGCTATGTGCTCAACGAGTTCACCCAGTTCGGCACCAATCTGGTCGCCGTGCAGCCCGGCCGCAGCACCACCATGGGCGCATCGGTCGGCGCCTTCGGCAATACCCGGCCGCTGAC is a window encoding:
- a CDS encoding ABC transporter permease, with product MTLHDRLRYAFTALRGARLRTGLMLLAMAIGVAAVVVLSALGEGARRYVIGEFSSLGTHLLIVLPGRNETTGGAPPLVSETPRDLSLDDAEALKRSRHVRLVAPINVGAATVSFGGRDRDGVIMGATHELYEVRHFKMGQGRFLPPGDVHHPQPVAVLGARLRRELFGSQPALGARIRIGDRRFHVIGVLQEQGQSLGMNTDDLAIIPVTAAQSLFNVTSLFRILVEAPAREAIEPARRHIIATLRARHDGEEDVTVITQESVLATFDRILGALTMTVAGIAAISLVVAGVLIMNVMLVAVAQRTAEIGLLKALGAPARVIQRLFLTEAALLSLLGAAIGLALGQAATLLLRQLYPALPFGAPLWAIAAAVLVALVTGLAFGVLPARRASRLDPVQALARR